Proteins encoded in a region of the Egibacteraceae bacterium genome:
- a CDS encoding Flp family type IVb pilin: MLLVHVLRQLAARLSVEDDGATAVEYGLMVALIAAVIVGVVGVLGGQISTTFCTVVTELGGTCP, translated from the coding sequence ATGCTCCTCGTTCACGTCCTCCGCCAGCTCGCCGCGCGCCTGTCCGTCGAGGACGACGGTGCCACCGCCGTCGAGTACGGCCTCATGGTCGCGCTCATCGCCGCGGTCATCGTCGGCGTCGTCGGCGTCCTCGGCGGGCAGATCAGCACGACGTTCTGCACGGTCGTCACCGAGCTCGGTGGTACCTGCCCGTAG